One window from the genome of Thermococcus sp. encodes:
- a CDS encoding class I SAM-dependent methyltransferase, translating into MTFEEYYSAFKAYSDIYSDEYKRRIESLEPLLVKFMKEKGKVLDLGCGAGGFSFLLEDLGFEVIGVDNSDYMLSLAQSFAKEKGSRVEFVKGDARNLPFENSSFDYVLFIDNLVHFEPLELGKAFREIARVLKPRGKLLLQFTDLRELLPVLMNGQVVGAEYWISKVLPDKDEKTVLIEFQSEEKSFRVRFNVWGKTAVELLAKLYFKKIAEEKINEHSYFQVYIPKK; encoded by the coding sequence ATGACGTTCGAGGAGTACTACTCGGCATTCAAGGCATACAGCGACATATACTCCGACGAATACAAAAGGAGAATTGAAAGCCTGGAGCCACTCCTTGTAAAGTTTATGAAAGAAAAGGGCAAAGTTCTCGACCTCGGCTGTGGTGCAGGAGGATTTTCCTTCCTCCTCGAGGACCTTGGGTTCGAAGTTATTGGAGTTGACAACAGCGATTACATGCTGTCCCTTGCACAAAGCTTCGCGAAGGAGAAGGGCTCAAGGGTCGAGTTCGTTAAAGGCGATGCCAGGAATTTGCCCTTCGAGAACAGCTCCTTCGACTACGTCCTCTTCATTGACAACCTCGTGCACTTTGAGCCTTTGGAACTCGGGAAGGCCTTTCGAGAAATTGCCAGAGTTCTGAAACCCAGAGGAAAGCTACTCCTACAGTTCACGGACCTTAGGGAGCTCCTCCCGGTTCTAATGAATGGACAGGTTGTCGGTGCCGAGTACTGGATTAGCAAGGTTCTACCAGACAAAGACGAGAAAACCGTTCTCATAGAGTTTCAGAGCGAGGAAAAATCCTTCCGCGTCAGGTTCAACGTCTGGGGAAAGACAGCCGTTGAACTTCTGGCAAAGCTCTACTTCAAAAAGATTGCCGAGGAAAAAATAAACGAGCACAGCTACTTTCAAGTTTACATCCCGAAAAAATAG